Proteins encoded in a region of the Oncorhynchus keta strain PuntledgeMale-10-30-2019 chromosome 3, Oket_V2, whole genome shotgun sequence genome:
- the LOC118367599 gene encoding somatostatin receptor type 5-like, with amino-acid sequence MDSSFTSETFYNAGSIADPTTSYLDEDMYLQEDLDVFSVTMAVLYLAVCIVGLAGNTLVIVAILKLDKMASATTVYIFNLALADGLFMVGLPFIAIQNFQNHWAFGDLACKLVMVLDGINQFTSVFCLTVMSIDRYMALVDPLRFARWRTPRRAKIVSSFLWLFSLLPVLPITIHFSARDGLCNLDPQVASESWWLAFITYTFVLGFALPFLVMIVSYTALVVTLRIHRHQASSPSQESPCLETQVTKMVVAVVLAFAVCWLPFYAFNFCSLYHTDLVLTFARCFEFVVLLSYSWSCANPILYACLSETLGRHFLTLLCPTKRFPSVQCNPDTERYDLNDTSGMGNSAVA; translated from the coding sequence ATGGACTCCTCATTCACCTCAGAGACGTTTTACAATGCGGGGTCGATAGCTGACCCCACTACCAGTTACCTGGACGAGGACATGTATCTGCAGGAGGATCTGGATGTGTTCAGTGTGACAATGGCTGTTCTCTACCTGGCTGTGTGCATCGTAGGGCTGGCCGGGAACACCCTGGTCATCGTGGCCATCTTAAAGCTGGACAAGATGGCTTCTGCCACCACGGTGTACATCTTCAACCTGGCCCTGGCCGACGGCCTCTTTATGGTGGGCCTCCCCTTCATCGCCATCCAGAATTTCCAGAACCACTGGGCATTCGGGGACCTGGCCTGCAAGCTGGTCATGGTCCTGGACGGCATCAACCAGTTCACCAGCGTCTTCTGCCTGACCGTGATGAGCATTGACCGTTACATGGCGCTGGTTGACCCTCTGCGGTTCGCCCGCTGGCGCACGCCCAGGCGGGCCAAGATAGTCAGCAGCTTCCTGTGGCTGTTCTCTCTGTTGCCTGTCCTCCCCATAACCATCCATTTCTCGGCTAGGGACGGCTTGTGTAACCTGGACCCCCAGGTGGCTTCCGAGTCCTGGTGGCTGGCCTTCATCACCTACACATTTGTCCTGGGCTTTGCTCTGCCCTTCCTGGTTATGATTGTCTCCTACACCGCCTTGGTGGTCACACTGAGGATCCACCGCCACCAGGCCAGCTCCCCAAGCCAGGAGAGCCCTTGCCTGGAAACCCAGGTCACCAAGATGGTGGTGGCCGTGGTGCTGGCATTCGCCGTGTGCTGGCTGCCGTTCTACGCCTTCAACTTCTGCTCGCTGTACCATACGGACCTGGTGCTGACCTTCGCCAGGTGCTTTGAGTTCGTGGTGCTGTTGTCCTATTCCTGGAGCTGTGCCAACCCCATCCTGTACGCCTGCCTCTCAGAAACCTTGGGACGCCACTTCCTCACCCTCCTCTGCCCCACCAAGAGGTTTCCCAGTGTGCAATGCAACCCTGACACGGAGCGCTATGACCTCAATGATACAAGCGGGATGGGCAACAGTGCGGTGGCATAG